The Triticum aestivum cultivar Chinese Spring chromosome 7B, IWGSC CS RefSeq v2.1, whole genome shotgun sequence genome window below encodes:
- the LOC123161153 gene encoding uncharacterized protein — protein MGKEALDYVLVPLGLVLMLGYHAWLLLRIQRRPATTVIGVNAINRRIWVRHIMEEPSGKHAVLAVQTIRNNIMASTLLASTAITLSSLIAVLMSGGGGGGPGAGGGGLLPDAPLVVGATGEAALSAKFFAILVCFLVAFLLNVQSIRYYSHTSTLVNVPIRAHRLRRPGLAVDYVTGTLNRGSYFWSLGVRAFYFSCPVFLWLFGPIPMFAACVVMVCVLYFLDVCEDWEEEQGVSGGDETSERGKDAGGTQV, from the exons atggGGAAGGAGGCGCTGGACTACGTGCTGGTGCCTCTGGGGCTGGTGCTGATGCTGGGATACCACGCGTGGCTTCTCCTCCGTATCCAGCGTCGCCCTGCGACCACCGTCATCGGcgtcaacgccatcaaccgccgcaTCTGGGTCCGCCACATCATGGAG GAGCCGTCCGGGAAGCACGCGGTGCTGGCGGTGCAGACGATCCGGAACAACATCATGGCGTCGACGCTGCTGGCGTCCACGGCCATCACACTCAGCTCGCTCATCGCCGTGctcatgtccggcggcggcggcggagggccaGGAGCTGGCGGCGGGGGCCTCCTCCCGGACGCGCCGCTGGTGGTGGGCGCCACGGGGGAGGCGGCTCTGTCGGCCAAGTTCTTCGCCATCCTCGTCTGCTTCCTGGTGGCCTTCCTCCTCAACGTGCAGTCGATCCGGTACTACAGCCACACCAGCACCCTGGTGAATGTCCCGATCCGAGcacaccgcctccgccgcccgggCCTTGCCGTGGACTACGTCACCGGCACCCTCAATCGCGGCAGCTACTTCTGGTCGCTCGGCGTGCGGGCATTCTACTTCTCCTGCCCGGTCTTCCTCTGGCTCTTCGGGCCCATCCCCATGTTCGCCGCCTGCGTCGTCATGGTCTGCGTGCTCTATTTCCTCGACGTGTGCGAGGACTGGGAGGAGGAACAGGGCGTGAGTGGTGGTGATGAGACGTCGGAACGAGGGAAGGATGCAGGAGGCACGCAAGTTTAG